In Chitinophaga sp. HK235, a single window of DNA contains:
- a CDS encoding NADP-dependent oxidoreductase yields MKIQQILLNDRPEGIPSPNTFKTVSAELPAPAEGEVLVKPVYFSVDPYLRGRMRDEKSYIPPFKIQEPIESGGVAAVVESKDARFREGDLVMPSGGKNFFPWATASIFSGDHLRKIDSSIPPTYYLGVMGMPGLTAYFGLMDIGKPKAGETVVISGAAGAVGLVAGQIAKIQGCRVVGIAGGAEKVKMLTDEFNFDVAIDYKNNPDITAAIGAACPNGVDIYYDNVGGEISDAVMYHLNPFARIPVCGQIALYNSTEIPMGPRIQPTLIKFSVLMQGFTIGNYTARYQEGIKQLGEWVKAGKIKFTETIVEGFDQLPTALLGLFSGKNSGKMIVKV; encoded by the coding sequence ATGAAAATACAACAGATACTACTCAACGACAGACCGGAAGGTATACCCTCCCCCAATACATTTAAGACCGTAAGCGCTGAGCTGCCGGCACCTGCCGAAGGGGAAGTACTGGTAAAGCCCGTATATTTTTCTGTAGATCCTTATTTACGGGGCAGGATGCGTGATGAAAAATCCTATATACCGCCGTTCAAGATACAGGAACCAATAGAAAGCGGCGGAGTAGCGGCTGTAGTCGAAAGTAAAGATGCGCGTTTCCGGGAAGGTGACCTGGTAATGCCTTCCGGCGGCAAAAACTTCTTCCCATGGGCAACGGCCAGCATTTTCTCTGGTGATCATCTGCGTAAAATTGACAGCAGTATCCCACCCACCTACTATCTGGGCGTCATGGGTATGCCCGGCCTGACCGCCTACTTCGGGCTGATGGACATCGGCAAGCCCAAAGCCGGCGAAACCGTGGTGATATCCGGTGCTGCCGGTGCTGTAGGTCTGGTAGCCGGCCAGATAGCCAAAATACAGGGTTGCCGTGTAGTGGGCATCGCCGGCGGTGCTGAAAAGGTAAAAATGCTGACAGACGAATTCAATTTCGACGTTGCCATTGACTACAAAAACAATCCCGACATTACGGCCGCCATTGGTGCCGCCTGCCCCAACGGTGTTGATATCTATTACGATAATGTAGGCGGAGAGATCTCCGATGCAGTGATGTATCACCTGAATCCTTTTGCCCGTATACCGGTATGTGGACAGATAGCGCTTTACAACAGCACCGAAATACCCATGGGGCCGCGTATACAGCCTACGCTTATCAAATTCAGCGTTTTAATGCAGGGCTTTACCATCGGCAACTATACTGCCCGTTATCAGGAAGGCATCAAACAGCTGGGCGAATGGGTAAAGGCCGGAAAAATAAAATTCACAGAAACGATCGTAGAAGGCTTCGATCAGCTGCCCACTGCGCTGCTGGGATTATTTTCAGGCAAAAACAGTGGTAAGATGATTGTGAAAGTGTAA
- a CDS encoding neutral zinc metallopeptidase, with the protein MRLDDERLSDNVEKRSGGGTRTLIGGGIGGVIVIVLALLFKQDPNQVNQVLQQVQGPGQTEQAEKLTKENASAIELFSSKILASTEDVWQEEFKNMNMRYVPPKMALFTDATTSGCGAAESAMGPFYCPADKMVYLDVSFFNELEQRFGVKGDFAKAYVIAHEVGHHVQNLLGISRKVQAMRNQLSEKEYNKLSVKLELQADFLAGLWANHAQKMRNILEAGDIESGLNAASAVGDDKLQQAGTGRVVPDAFTHGTSEQRMYWFKKGYDTGELSQGDTGIGLR; encoded by the coding sequence ATGCGTTTGGATGATGAAAGATTAAGTGACAATGTCGAGAAGCGTTCCGGTGGCGGAACGCGGACACTGATTGGCGGCGGTATCGGCGGCGTCATTGTGATCGTGCTGGCACTGTTGTTTAAACAGGACCCCAATCAGGTGAATCAGGTACTGCAGCAGGTACAAGGCCCCGGTCAGACCGAGCAGGCTGAAAAACTGACGAAGGAAAATGCCTCTGCCATTGAATTGTTTTCTTCTAAAATACTGGCCAGCACAGAAGATGTATGGCAGGAAGAATTCAAAAACATGAATATGCGGTATGTGCCACCTAAAATGGCGTTGTTCACCGATGCCACCACTTCCGGTTGTGGTGCTGCTGAATCAGCGATGGGGCCGTTTTATTGCCCTGCAGACAAAATGGTGTATCTGGACGTATCCTTCTTCAACGAGCTGGAGCAGCGTTTTGGCGTGAAAGGTGATTTTGCCAAAGCCTATGTGATTGCGCATGAAGTAGGTCACCACGTACAAAACCTGCTGGGCATCAGCCGTAAAGTACAGGCTATGCGGAACCAGCTGAGCGAAAAAGAGTACAACAAGCTGTCTGTAAAACTGGAACTGCAGGCCGACTTCCTGGCAGGACTCTGGGCCAATCACGCGCAGAAAATGCGCAATATCCTGGAAGCCGGTGATATTGAATCCGGGCTGAACGCTGCCAGCGCAGTGGGTGACGATAAACTGCAACAGGCCGGTACGGGCCGTGTGGTGCCGGACGCCTTTACACATGGTACTTCCGAACAACGGATGTACTGGTTTAAAAAGGGCTACGATACCGGAGAGCTGTCACAAGGTGACACCGGAATAGGATTAAGATAA
- the pncB gene encoding nicotinate phosphoribosyltransferase produces the protein MILNAILDNDFYKFTMQHCVIKLFPKARARYKFINRGQHVFPPGFDALLRRAVDDMRYLQLSREEKDFLAVTCPYLDPTYLDFLQGYRYHPSEVHISQQGGELEIHVDGYWYRTILWEVPLMSLVCELYYQATGQQRVTDEEVIQITCRKIERYKDLNITIADFGTRRRHSLAVHKLVVQTLRQYGDKTFIGTSNVHLAMLNGVKPVGTHAHEWFMFHAAKYGFKMANMLGLEYWVQVYRGDLGIALSDTYTTPVFFEQFDKKFAKLFDGVRHDSGDPLQFADQAIRHYQGKGIDPLSKTIIFSDGLDYNKVAAIAAYCRGRIGMSFGIGTNFTNDVGLTPLNIVIKMYEARPEDAPRWTPVVKLSDEKGKYTGDEKMIMLAKEMLQL, from the coding sequence ATGATATTAAACGCTATTCTGGACAATGACTTCTACAAATTTACCATGCAGCACTGTGTGATAAAACTGTTTCCGAAGGCCCGTGCCCGTTATAAGTTTATCAATCGCGGTCAGCATGTATTTCCGCCGGGCTTCGACGCCTTGTTACGCCGGGCTGTGGATGATATGCGCTACCTGCAGCTGAGTCGGGAGGAAAAGGATTTTCTGGCTGTCACCTGCCCCTATCTTGATCCTACCTACCTGGATTTCCTGCAGGGATACCGTTACCACCCGTCTGAAGTACATATTTCCCAACAGGGCGGAGAGCTGGAAATACATGTCGATGGCTACTGGTACCGTACAATCCTGTGGGAGGTTCCTCTGATGTCACTGGTTTGTGAATTATACTATCAGGCTACCGGTCAGCAGCGTGTTACCGATGAAGAGGTTATACAAATTACCTGCAGGAAAATTGAACGCTATAAAGACCTCAACATTACTATCGCGGATTTTGGTACGCGGCGGCGGCACTCGCTGGCAGTACATAAACTGGTTGTACAAACATTGCGGCAATATGGAGACAAGACTTTCATCGGTACCAGCAATGTTCATCTGGCGATGCTTAATGGAGTGAAACCGGTAGGCACACATGCCCATGAATGGTTTATGTTCCATGCGGCCAAATACGGATTTAAAATGGCCAATATGCTGGGACTGGAATACTGGGTACAGGTATATCGCGGTGATCTGGGCATAGCCTTATCCGACACTTATACAACACCTGTTTTCTTTGAGCAGTTCGATAAGAAATTCGCTAAACTGTTTGATGGGGTAAGGCATGACAGCGGCGACCCGCTGCAGTTTGCCGACCAGGCCATCCGGCACTATCAGGGAAAAGGTATAGACCCACTCTCCAAAACCATTATTTTTTCTGATGGGCTTGACTATAACAAAGTGGCTGCCATCGCGGCTTACTGTCGGGGACGTATAGGAATGTCATTTGGTATAGGCACCAATTTTACTAACGATGTAGGATTAACCCCTTTGAATATTGTGATTAAAATGTATGAGGCCCGGCCGGAAGATGCGCCCCGCTGGACGCCGGTGGTAAAGCTGTCTGATGAAAAAGGAAAGTACACCGGTGATGAGAAAATGATTATGCTGGCGAAGGAAATGCTGCAGTTATAG
- a CDS encoding DinB family protein: MLTEILINLFERDLSRLEEEIAAYETEAAIWRVPQGIKNSGGNLCLHLCGNLQHFIGAILGHTGYVRNRDLEFSAKDVPREELLALVGTTRRTVLTVILSLSEEDLEKIYPEKVLGETTTAHFLVHLCTHLSYHLGQINYHRRLTQ; this comes from the coding sequence ATGCTTACAGAAATACTTATCAACTTATTTGAACGCGACCTTAGCCGTCTCGAAGAAGAAATAGCAGCCTATGAAACGGAAGCTGCCATCTGGCGTGTACCTCAAGGGATTAAGAACTCAGGAGGTAACCTTTGCCTGCATCTCTGCGGCAACCTTCAGCATTTTATCGGTGCTATACTGGGCCATACCGGTTATGTCCGGAACAGAGATCTGGAGTTTAGTGCAAAAGATGTACCCCGTGAGGAGCTGCTGGCGCTGGTGGGGACAACACGACGTACAGTGCTCACCGTTATCCTGAGCCTTTCTGAAGAAGACCTTGAAAAAATATACCCGGAGAAAGTGTTGGGGGAAACCACCACGGCCCATTTCCTGGTGCATCTTTGTACACACCTCAGTTATCATCTGGGACAAATCAATTACCATCGCCGGTTAACCCAGTAA
- a CDS encoding phosphatase PAP2 family protein, with amino-acid sequence MAQPTFAQRFLQVYLQLRMLIWPFIVLLVGVLLLRSFYGREDIYFYINRLHTSWGDWLFPRITELGSTAACVVISLLLFFINRRMGTVMAAAYVFNSMVNFALKFMVSFPRPRRYFAQRLHDIYFVPGVEVLDNFRSFPSGHSVCAFTAATVLSYYVKNKYWSLLFLLLAALVAYSRMYMSQHFLEDVTAGATEGILLTMLTVMYADVTDFPDRGR; translated from the coding sequence ATGGCACAACCTACTTTTGCCCAGCGTTTCCTGCAGGTGTACCTACAGCTCAGGATGCTGATATGGCCTTTTATTGTGTTGTTGGTTGGGGTGCTGCTGCTCCGCAGTTTCTATGGGCGGGAAGACATTTATTTTTACATTAACCGGCTGCATACCAGCTGGGGTGATTGGTTGTTTCCTCGTATTACAGAACTGGGCAGTACTGCAGCCTGTGTGGTGATCTCCCTGCTGTTATTTTTTATCAATAGAAGAATGGGGACCGTGATGGCCGCAGCTTATGTGTTTAACTCCATGGTCAACTTTGCACTTAAGTTTATGGTATCGTTTCCCAGACCACGTCGTTACTTCGCCCAACGGCTACACGATATTTATTTTGTTCCTGGTGTAGAGGTGCTGGATAATTTCAGAAGTTTTCCTTCCGGACATAGCGTATGTGCCTTCACAGCAGCCACGGTATTGTCTTACTATGTCAAAAACAAATACTGGTCTTTGTTATTCCTCTTGCTGGCTGCGCTGGTAGCCTATTCGCGGATGTATATGAGTCAGCACTTTCTGGAAGACGTAACTGCCGGCGCTACTGAAGGGATTCTGCTGACGATGTTAACTGTGATGTATGCTGACGTAACTGATTTTCCTGATCGGGGAAGATGA